TCCAAAAGCTTTTCTGATTGTTTCCAGCATTCGACGCATATGCCCCACATGATCATAAGGACCAAAATACTTACTTCCATCCCGCACAACCGTTCTTGTTGGATATACCCGTGGTTTTTGCCCCGGAGTTATGCAGATATAGGGATACGACTTATCGTCCCTGTACATGATGTTATATCGAGGCTGATGCTTTTTAATCAGGTTATTTTCAAGAATCAATGCCTCAGCCTCAGAGTCTGTGACAATTACCTCAACATCTTCAATCTTAGACACCATCAATTTAATTCTGCCGTCGTGATACCTCGAATCCTGAAAATAAGACCTTACGCGATTACGCAGTTTCTTAGCCTTACCCACATAAAGATAGTTGCCTCTACTATCCTTGAATTGATAAACACCCGGACTAAACGGAAGGTGAGCGATTTTTTCTTCTACTGATATTGACATGTCTGCATTTGATTGTGCCCTAAAAATACGAAAACGATGAGCTGCATTGAAAAGTTTAAATTGGTTTCTGAAAGCACGATCATTGCAGTATGAAAACAACACAGACCAACCCTGATATCGACATCATTTATGAAGACAACCATTTACTGGTTGTTAATAAACCAAGCGGATTGCTCTCACAGGAGGATCATACCGGAGATCCGGATATCTTAACCCTCTGTAAAGAGTACATTAAAAAAGAGCATAAAAAGCCCGGCAATGTTTTCCTGGGGCTGCTTCACAGATTAGACCGACCGGTAAGCGGTGTAATGATGTTTGCAAAAACTTCTAAGAGTGCATCCAGGATCAGTGAACAAATACGGCAAAGGACAATTAAAAAGAAATATCTGGCGGTCGTTGAGGGAAACCCACCCCCAAACGGATATCTGACACACCATTTACTTAAAGATGAGAAAACTAATACAGTTAAGGTTGTCAAACCCAATGTGAAAGGTGCACAGGACGCCAAATTAATGTTTCATCGATTAGAAACTGTTAAAAATTTGCATCTACTCGAAGTCAGCCTGATTACAGGCCGCCCGCACCAAATTCGGGTGCAATTATCAGCTGAAGGATACCCGATTTGGGGAGATCAAAAATATGGTGATTCAAAAAATTCCACTCCGGCTCTGCACGCTTTTAGATTGAAAATTGATCACCCTACTCTCAAAGAAGAGATAGTTTTTACAGCAAAACGTCCGGAATTTTTTCCTTGGAATAAATTCAGTGCCTCTGATTCCTTTTAAAGACATGTGTACGATTAAATTATGTGATGCTCAAGTAATCGAGTAATCAGTAATAATGCGTTGAATGATTGAACTTATCTCAATGTTAAAAAATGTATAACCCAGTCACGATCATTTTCACTTCTCGAATTTCTGCACAGCAGCTATGAACAAGTTAACAAGACATCAGGCAGAGCTATTACTTCCGGCCGTTATCGACGATGAGGCATCGGATCAGGAGAAAAGTGCTTTTTTCGAGTATTTGAAATACGATCGAGAATTAGAAAGAGAATATTATTCAACTTTACAAATAAAACGATTGCTAAATGAGCATCTACCCAAAAAACCTGCTCCTGAATATTTAAAAAATAAAATTCTTAGGCAGATAGAAGAAGAGAGAGAAAAAGATAAGTTAACCCAGGATGGTGACCCTGTCATCATGCATAAAAAAGCGTCATCCGAAAAAGGAAGCTGGGATGTACTTCTGAAATCCGGATTTCGCTATATGGCTGCTGCAGCTGTGATATTGATGATCACACTAATGATTGTTCAGCTGCTTGAACGATCAACTGGTTTAAATAATCAAGAGATGTTCGTAATTGAAAATATTTCGGCACAACATTTTGCAGGAGCCGGCGGGAAACTGCTTGAACCTCATTTTTCAACAAATTCACCCGAAGAAGCAGAACAGTACCTTCTAAACCATCACGGATTAAATATGACAATTCCTCATCTTAAAGGAGCAGACTTTGCAGGGATTGTTTTAGCCGATTTCCACAACGGAATGGAGGTTCCTCTATTGGAATATGTTCAGAATGAGATTGACGAAAATATCTTTATTTTCGCCATAAATTTAAGTCAACTGCAGAATGTTAACTCCATGAAACGTGAGGATAATGCAGCCGAGAGTTGTACAACACAGACGGATTATTTTGTTAATAATATCGACGGGATACATGTTGTTTCCTGGCTATGGGAAGACAACTGGTATTCTGCAGTATCCAATCATAACGGGCACGATCTGGCCGCTTTGGTTGAACCGCTAAATGCTGATTAATTATCTGCTTCCTCGTCTGACGATTCCAATTTGTCACCGTTAAATTCAGGTGGTAATTTTTTTGAAGCTTTAGCTCCTAACTCTCTCAGCATTTCTGTTTGACGAACCAGATTACCGCGACCCTCACTCAGCTTACCCATTGCATTCTGATAGCTGGTATGCGTTTGATCAATTCGATTGCCAATGTCCTGCATATCCTCAACAAAACCGACAAACTTATCATAAAGTAACCCGCCACGTTCGGCGATCTCCATCGCATGTCTATTTTGATACTCCTGCTTCCAAACATTTTCTATCGTTGCCAAGGTTGCCAATAGAGTTGTGGGACTCACAATGATGATGTTTCTGTCGAACGCGTCATTGTAGAGCTCCGGAGCATACTGCATGGCTAGACCAAAAGCCGGTTCTATTGGAATGAACATCAAAACAAAATCCGGACTCTGAAATCCGTGGATCTGCTCATAGTTTTTGTTACTCAATCCTTTCACATGAGCACGAAGTGAGCTAATATGTTGCTTCAGTGCTTTTTGTTGATCATCCGGATCATCAGACGAGGTGTATGATTCATATGCTGTTAACGTAACTTTCGAATCGATAACCAATTTCTTTTCATCCGGTAGTTGCACAACAACGTCTGGCTGCAGTCGTCGCCCATCAGCCGTAGTTGTACTCTCCTGTACTTCATACTCCCGCCCTTTTACCAATCCTGATTTTTCCAAAATTCTTTGAAGAATTACTTCCCCCCAATTTCCCTGCTGTTTATTATCACCTTTCAGGGCTTTTGTAAGATTTTTTGCCTCCTCACTCATTTTTTGATTCAACTCCTGCAGCATGGACAGATGCTGCCCCAATGCACTTCTCCCCTTAATATCTTCTTTATGAGTCTCCTCAACCCGCTTCTGAAACTCAGATATTTTTTCACCCAGGGGTTTTAAAAGGGTATCCAGATTTTCACGATTTTGTTGAGTAAATTTTTTCGACTTCTCTTCCAAAATCTCATTTGCCAGATTTTTAAACTCATTTTTGAATCTCTCCTCCATTTTTTCAAAATCGGCCTTCTGTTCTTGAAATCTCTCTTTCAGATTTAGAAAATTCGCTTTGATTGTGGCAAGTTTGTTTTCTGCCTGATTTGCCCGAACAGATTCTGATTCAAGCTTTTGCAACGCCTCACCTTTTGCTGCTTCCAATATTTCATTTCTCTCTTCCAAACGGGATTGCTTTGGCCGGGCCATAAACCAGGCAATTGTGAATCCTATTCCTCCAAAAAGCAGCGCAATAATTAGTTCTGTTATTCCCATAGTTCGATTTTCTTTGAGATTTCGGCCTTAAGATAACAGAAAGGGGTGACAGATTCTGTCACCCCTTCTGGAAAGTTTAGTAGATTTTCTAAGATCAGGCTGAAAATGCCTGAAACCTGTTAACTGAATACATCTTTAATCTTGGAAAAGAACCCTTTTTCACGCTCTTCTGCATCTGAAGGATCAAAATGTTTTTCTCCTCTCAGAGCTTCAACATGTTTCCGTTCTTCGGGTGTTAAATCTTTCGGTACATAGATATTCACTTTAATGAACTGATCTCCGGTACCGCTGTTATTCAGTCCCACGATTCCGCGTCCGCGCATTCGTAGAAGCTTACCGGGCTGTGTTCCGGGTTCAACTTTCACTTTGGCTTTACCCTTTAGTGTCGGAACCTGAACTTCCGTTCCAAGTATTGCATCCGGTATGCTTAGATGGAGATCGTAGTAAATATCATTTCCTTCCCTTTCAAAATTTTCATGCTCTTTCTCTTCTATCAGAACAATCAAATCACCGGGCTCACCACCTCGAACTCCGGCATTCCCCTGCCGTCTAAGGGTGATATAATTCCCTTTTGAAACCCCGGATGGAATATTCACCTTGATATTATCTTCACTGCGTTTGCGGCCTTCTCCGCCACATTCAGAACATTTATTTTTTATGATGCGACCTTCTCCGCTGCAAGTGGGGCAAGGCTGAACATTCACAAACTGCCCAAACATGGTTCGGGATACCTGGCGCACTTCACCGGTACCGTTACATGTTCCGCATGTTTCAAAATCGGATTCAGTTTCTGCACCTGTACCGCTGCAGGAGTCGCACTTCACCTGCTTTTTCACTTTCAGTGTTTTCTCAACACCTTCAGCAATCTCTTCCAGGGTCAGTTCAACACGAAGTTTCATATCGCTACCGGGTCGACCAGTACCACGACGTCTGCGGCTCTGTCTGCGACCACCGCCCCCGAAGGCTTCTCCACCAAATATATCGCCTCCAAAAATGTCACTGAACCGGCTGAAAATATCTTCGAAATCGGCATTGCCAAAATCAGATGCTCCCCCGAAACCGCCGCCATTCATTCCTGCGTGGCCGAACTGATCATAACGTTGCCTTTTCTGAGGGTCTCTGAGAACTTCGTACGCCTCAGAAGCTTCCTTGAACTTTTTCTCCGCTTCATGATCCCCTTTGTTTCTATCGGGGTGATACTTCATAGCCAATTTGCGATAAGCTTTTTTAAGCTCTGCTTCACCGGCACTTTTTTCTACACCTAATACTTCGTAGTAATCTCGTTTAGACATGAATTGTGATTTACTCGCTTACAATTACTTTTGCGTGTCGAAGTGTCTTATCTCCAATGCGATACCCGCTCTCTAAAACCTGGAGAACCGTTCCGCTCTCTATGGAGTCATCATTTGCCGGCTGCCTCAGCATCGCATCATGGATATCCACATCAAAGGGTACACCTTCTTCATCAATTCGCTCAACGTTATATCGCTCCAAAACGTCCTGGAATTTATCAGCAACCAATCTCACACCATCAACAAATGATTGATCCGCATTAGCTTTTTCAAGTGCTTCCAGAGTTCGGCGGAGGTCATCATTAATAGGCAAAAATGCCTCAATGGCAGATTCACGCGATTTCTGGAAAACCTGATCTCTTTCCCGCTGGAGACGTTTCTTGAAATTCTCCATTTCAGCGGCTTTCCGCAGATGATTGTCTTTTATACTCTGAAGTTCTTCTTCAAGCTCATTAATTTTTTTCTGTTGCTCTTCAACCAGTTCGTCCAGCTCTTCTATACTGGCAGACCCACCGTTTGAAGTCTCATCCACCTCATTCTCAACAGTTGACTGCTCTTCAGCAGATTCTAGTTTTTCTTCTTTACTACTCATTTAAAAATCGATTCTTAATTTCTTATTTCAGGCCTTTTAACTCAGGCAATGCTTTGATGTTTCGATTCAATAGTGTGCAAATAGTATGCCATAAAGATTTATACTATCAGTTCGTCACCAATGCCAAAAAAACCTGTCGTTTCGCCTTATTCGCCTTCGTAGAAAAATTCAATCATATTTCCATCGGGATCAGATGCAAATACAAAACGTCCTTTTTTACGATTAGCGGGTCCACTCAAAATGGTTACCTCTTTATCTCTCAGATAGGTTGCCATTTCATCCACCTGATCGGCAGAGTCGAGATAGAACCCTATGTGGTCTACCCGGAAATCCCTGGAATTCGGATCGTAACTGGTTTCGGCCTCAACAATCACCAAAGTATCTTCTTTTCCAATTTTATAGACAGCCATACTTTGGCCCATTTTTCGTACTAGTTCAAACCCCAGAATTTCTCCATAAAACTCTTCGGCCCGTTCAATTTCATTAACCCTTATGGTAATATGGTTAATACCGGATGGTTTAAAATCCATAGTTTTTCACTTTCTTTTATTAGTTTAAATGCACCCGATAAACTAATGGTTTTTCGGTTATATTTTGAATCGAAATTTTTGAATTCAACTTTCAGTCTATTGGCAACACTTTATTTGGTAGCAACACCTATTGGAAACCTTTCCGACTTTTCTACACGAGCCGTCGAAACATTACAGTCTGTAGATCAGATCGCTTGTGAAGATACCCGGACGTCAGGTGTACTGCTTCAACACTTTCAAATCAGTAAACCTACATTTTCGTTTCATCAGCACAATGAACATCAGAAGGTAAAACATCTGATGAACCTGCTGAATGGAGGACTCAATATTGCACTGATCAGTGACGCAGGCATGCCGGGAATATCTGATCCCGGATTTTTAGCAACTCGAGAAGCTCATCAGAATGGACATGAAATTATTGCCATACCCGGCCCGGACGCTGCCACCACGGCACTGGCCGTTAGCGGTTTACCCTGCGATCGGTTTATTTTTGAAGGGTTTCTACCTCCCAAAAAAGGACGCCAAACCCGAATACAGGAAATTGCAGAGAGTGATATCACATCTGTTGTTTATGAAAGTCCTCATAAACTGGTTCGTTTTCTGGAAAAATTGCACGAATATGCCGGTGATGAACGTTGGGTATGCGTTGCCAGAGAATTAACTAAGAAATTTGAAGAAAAAGACCGGGCCCAGCTTGGAGAGTTGCTCCCGCGGTGGCGTGAAAAGAAATCCATTAAAGGTGAAATAGCTGTCGTTATAGCCGGTAAAACCTACAGTGAATAATGAATAAAAATCGTTTTTGGGATCAACCCTGGGTACTTAGTATAACTGCCTCCATTTTACTCAGTCTCTCATTTCCGCCGTTTGACCTGTCCATTCTTCAAATTCCGGCTTTTGTTTTTTTATTTCGGGTGGCGATAATCAGCCGTTCGGTGCGCGAAGTAATATATTATACATATCCTGCATTTGTACTTTGGAATCTGTTTGTAACCTATTGGCTGATGATGGCAACCGTGGCAGGGGGAGTGGCGGCTATTCTTGCCAACGCCGCGCTAATGCTTATTCCTCTTCTGCTGATCAGAAAACTGTTTAAATCTGATCTGAATCCAATTGTAACATCATTTTTTGCGGCAGCAATTTGGGTAAGCTACGAGTTTCTTCACCATAACTGGGATCTCGCCTGGCCATGGCTCACTCTCGGTAATGGTTGGTCTAACCTGATAAATGTTATTCAATATATTTCGGTAACCGGAGCTTTTGGAATCTCATTTTGGGTTGTGTTTACCTCTGCCCTCCTTTACAACTACATTGTAGAGCCCGTTAAACCGATACTCTACTCTGCTATCATCATCTTCTTTGCATTTCCACTGTTTTCGATTTTTTCCATGATCATGCAGACTCAAGAACAGGGTGAACCGCTTGAAGTAGCCATTATTCAACCCAATTCAGATTCCTATCAGAATTTTGGCGGAATGGGTTCGCTTGATAACCTGATTGAAAAGCTCCTAAGGCTTTCCGGTGAAACGGTAACAGAAAGCACTGATCTGCTGATCTGGCCGGAAAATGCGGTTGATGCAGCTCTCCCTCTCGACAACCGTTATTTCGATGTGATCAGTGACTCTTTAGAATCATGGAATACAACATTAATTACAGGCTCCGGATATGTGGAATACTATAGTGAAGAAAATCGGCCGGAGGTGGTGAAAGAGACCTCAAGTGGCAGAATTTACAATATTTTTAATGCTGCTTTGCACTTCAACTCCTCCGCTGAAGCTGAGATCTATCGAAAGGGTAAATTGGTACCTATTGTAGAGCGGTTTCCATTTGTGGAGTTCTTTCAAACGATTGACCTATTTAACTGGATCGATTGGGGTAGCCTGATGGGCTATGGACTAGGGGAAGAAGCAAATAACTTCAATGTGAATGGAGCCCAAACTCCGGCATTGATTTGCTACGATTCCGTTTTTTCGGGCTGGGTAAATCAATTTGTACAAAACGGTGCCGGATTCCTGACCATCATTACCAATGACGGATGGTGGGGGGATTCTAATGGCCATAATCAGCATTTTGCATTTGCACGCCTGCGCGCCATAGAGCATCGAAAATGGATTGCACGCTCTGCAAACAACGGGATCTCCGGAATTATATCACCCGATGGAAAAATTCAGTTTGAAACAGAATACTGGACCGAAGACGCTTTCACGTTTACAATTTACAATCGACAGATACCCACTTTTTATTCAGCCTATGGAGATTGGTTCAGCTATGTAATGCTACTCTCGTCATTTCTTGGCATTGGCTTTCTGGAAATCAGAAAAAGAAAGCAGAAATAATGTAACCGTCAGGTTTCTCACCGAAGGTTACATTATCCAGGTGAATTAGAAATCTAATTCTGCTTTAATCTCGTCGATCACTTCATCCAGCATTTTCATTTTCTTACGGAAAGCGGCTTTATCTTCCAGCTCACCGTTTATACTGATATAAAACTTAATTTTCGGCTCTGTACCTGACGGTCTCGCGGATATAATGTAATCCCCTTCCGTAATAAATTGAAGTACATTTGATGTCGGAAAATCAATGCTGTTTACTCGACCAGACTCCACGTCTGTTTCGGTCAAGTGCATATAATCCTTCACCGTCACTACCTTCTGGCCTGCAATCGATTCAGGTGCCTGATGCCGAAGTCCGTCCATAATTTCCTGGATCTCTTCCGCACCCTTTTTCCCAGCTTTTTTGATTGAAATCAGCTCCTCTTTATATAACCCATACTTTTCATAAATATTCAGAAGCGAGTCATATAAAGAAAGACCATTATCCTTATAAAAGGCGGCCATTTCTGCAATCATTGTACAAGCTACAACAGCATCCTTATCGCGAACATGATCTCCGACAAGATAACCGTAACTCTCTTCACCGCCTGCAATAAACTTTTCCCGTCCCTGAAGTTCTGTCATCAATGCACCGATATACTTAAAACCGGTCAACGTATTGTAGCACTTCACTCCTTTTGACCGGGCGATTTTGTCAATCAAATAGGTCGTCACTATTGTTTTTACGATATACTCATTTCCCTGCAGTATACCTTTCTCTTCCCAGGCTGTGAGCAGATAATTAAATAGCAGTACAGCCGTCTGATTACCATTCAGAAGTTCAAATTCACCTTTCTCATTTCTAACGGCTATACCAACTCTATCAGCGTCGGGATCGGTAGCCATTACCAGCTCTGCATTTGTTTCTTCAGCCATGTTTAAGGCTAAAGTCAGAGCTTCTTTTTCTTCCGGATTCGGATAAATTACAGTCGGGAAATTTCCATCTATAGTACACTGCTCTTCCACCAGATTGACATTGGTAAAACCTACCTCTTTCAACGCTCTTGGAACAATATCCACGGCAGTACCATGAATTGGAGAAAAAACGATATTGAGATCAGATTGAGATTCAATCACTTCCGGGTAGATCGACTCAGACGCCACTCGCTCTATATACTTTTGATCCATCTCCGAACCAATTTTCTCAA
This is a stretch of genomic DNA from Rhodohalobacter barkolensis. It encodes these proteins:
- a CDS encoding RluA family pseudouridine synthase; its protein translation is MKTTQTNPDIDIIYEDNHLLVVNKPSGLLSQEDHTGDPDILTLCKEYIKKEHKKPGNVFLGLLHRLDRPVSGVMMFAKTSKSASRISEQIRQRTIKKKYLAVVEGNPPPNGYLTHHLLKDEKTNTVKVVKPNVKGAQDAKLMFHRLETVKNLHLLEVSLITGRPHQIRVQLSAEGYPIWGDQKYGDSKNSTPALHAFRLKIDHPTLKEEIVFTAKRPEFFPWNKFSASDSF
- the rmuC gene encoding DNA recombination protein RmuC, producing MGITELIIALLFGGIGFTIAWFMARPKQSRLEERNEILEAAKGEALQKLESESVRANQAENKLATIKANFLNLKERFQEQKADFEKMEERFKNEFKNLANEILEEKSKKFTQQNRENLDTLLKPLGEKISEFQKRVEETHKEDIKGRSALGQHLSMLQELNQKMSEEAKNLTKALKGDNKQQGNWGEVILQRILEKSGLVKGREYEVQESTTTADGRRLQPDVVVQLPDEKKLVIDSKVTLTAYESYTSSDDPDDQQKALKQHISSLRAHVKGLSNKNYEQIHGFQSPDFVLMFIPIEPAFGLAMQYAPELYNDAFDRNIIIVSPTTLLATLATIENVWKQEYQNRHAMEIAERGGLLYDKFVGFVEDMQDIGNRIDQTHTSYQNAMGKLSEGRGNLVRQTEMLRELGAKASKKLPPEFNGDKLESSDEEADN
- the dnaJ gene encoding molecular chaperone DnaJ; amino-acid sequence: MSKRDYYEVLGVEKSAGEAELKKAYRKLAMKYHPDRNKGDHEAEKKFKEASEAYEVLRDPQKRQRYDQFGHAGMNGGGFGGASDFGNADFEDIFSRFSDIFGGDIFGGEAFGGGGRRQSRRRRGTGRPGSDMKLRVELTLEEIAEGVEKTLKVKKQVKCDSCSGTGAETESDFETCGTCNGTGEVRQVSRTMFGQFVNVQPCPTCSGEGRIIKNKCSECGGEGRKRSEDNIKVNIPSGVSKGNYITLRRQGNAGVRGGEPGDLIVLIEEKEHENFEREGNDIYYDLHLSIPDAILGTEVQVPTLKGKAKVKVEPGTQPGKLLRMRGRGIVGLNNSGTGDQFIKVNIYVPKDLTPEERKHVEALRGEKHFDPSDAEEREKGFFSKIKDVFS
- a CDS encoding nucleotide exchange factor GrpE; amino-acid sequence: MSSKEEKLESAEEQSTVENEVDETSNGGSASIEELDELVEEQQKKINELEEELQSIKDNHLRKAAEMENFKKRLQRERDQVFQKSRESAIEAFLPINDDLRRTLEALEKANADQSFVDGVRLVADKFQDVLERYNVERIDEEGVPFDVDIHDAMLRQPANDDSIESGTVLQVLESGYRIGDKTLRHAKVIVSE
- a CDS encoding VOC family protein codes for the protein MDFKPSGINHITIRVNEIERAEEFYGEILGFELVRKMGQSMAVYKIGKEDTLVIVEAETSYDPNSRDFRVDHIGFYLDSADQVDEMATYLRDKEVTILSGPANRKKGRFVFASDPDGNMIEFFYEGE
- the rsmI gene encoding 16S rRNA (cytidine(1402)-2'-O)-methyltransferase — encoded protein: MNSTFSLLATLYLVATPIGNLSDFSTRAVETLQSVDQIACEDTRTSGVLLQHFQISKPTFSFHQHNEHQKVKHLMNLLNGGLNIALISDAGMPGISDPGFLATREAHQNGHEIIAIPGPDAATTALAVSGLPCDRFIFEGFLPPKKGRQTRIQEIAESDITSVVYESPHKLVRFLEKLHEYAGDERWVCVARELTKKFEEKDRAQLGELLPRWREKKSIKGEIAVVIAGKTYSE
- the lnt gene encoding apolipoprotein N-acyltransferase codes for the protein MNKNRFWDQPWVLSITASILLSLSFPPFDLSILQIPAFVFLFRVAIISRSVREVIYYTYPAFVLWNLFVTYWLMMATVAGGVAAILANAALMLIPLLLIRKLFKSDLNPIVTSFFAAAIWVSYEFLHHNWDLAWPWLTLGNGWSNLINVIQYISVTGAFGISFWVVFTSALLYNYIVEPVKPILYSAIIIFFAFPLFSIFSMIMQTQEQGEPLEVAIIQPNSDSYQNFGGMGSLDNLIEKLLRLSGETVTESTDLLIWPENAVDAALPLDNRYFDVISDSLESWNTTLITGSGYVEYYSEENRPEVVKETSSGRIYNIFNAALHFNSSAEAEIYRKGKLVPIVERFPFVEFFQTIDLFNWIDWGSLMGYGLGEEANNFNVNGAQTPALICYDSVFSGWVNQFVQNGAGFLTIITNDGWWGDSNGHNQHFAFARLRAIEHRKWIARSANNGISGIISPDGKIQFETEYWTEDAFTFTIYNRQIPTFYSAYGDWFSYVMLLSSFLGIGFLEIRKRKQK
- a CDS encoding phospho-sugar mutase, which translates into the protein MEKLDQNVQQKINHWLQGNYDEETKSELQKMLDEGKVEELTDAFYKDLEFGTGGLRGIMGIGSNRVNKYTLGTATQGLSNYLKTQYPDEQIKVVIAHDNRNNAERFASIVADVFSANGIHVYFFDSLRPTPELSYAIRELNCHSGVMLTASHNPKEYSGYKAYWSDGGQVIKPHDKNIIAEVNKIESVDQVDFSRNEDLIEKIGSEMDQKYIERVASESIYPEVIESQSDLNIVFSPIHGTAVDIVPRALKEVGFTNVNLVEEQCTIDGNFPTVIYPNPEEKEALTLALNMAEETNAELVMATDPDADRVGIAVRNEKGEFELLNGNQTAVLLFNYLLTAWEEKGILQGNEYIVKTIVTTYLIDKIARSKGVKCYNTLTGFKYIGALMTELQGREKFIAGGEESYGYLVGDHVRDKDAVVACTMIAEMAAFYKDNGLSLYDSLLNIYEKYGLYKEELISIKKAGKKGAEEIQEIMDGLRHQAPESIAGQKVVTVKDYMHLTETDVESGRVNSIDFPTSNVLQFITEGDYIISARPSGTEPKIKFYISINGELEDKAAFRKKMKMLDEVIDEIKAELDF